The Patescibacteria group bacterium genome contains the following window.
AAACTCACGATTGACAAAATCTCACGCGAAACTTTGAAAGAAGCTGGGCTGATTCGCTTCAAGAATAAACCAATCAAACTACTCGGTTTCGGTAAGCTGACTAAAAAATTAACTTGCTTCGTGGACGCCGTCTCGGCTTCTGCCAAAAAAGCCATCGAAGCGGCCGGTGGCACAATCCAGCTTCCGGTGAAAAAAGTAGTTGAAAAGAAGGTCAGAAAAGCGGAAGATTCCAAAAAATAATTTTTTGTAATGAATTACTTCAAGAGAATTTTTCAAGCCCCCGATCTGCGCAAGAAAATTCTTTTCACTGTTTTTGCGCTCGTACTGTATCGCGTCATTTCGCATATCACTGTCCCCGGCATCGACCGCGCTGCGCTCGAAGGGATTTTCAAGCAAAATGAATTGCTCGGCGTCTTCTCGATGCTCACCGGCGGAAGTTTGAAAAATTTCTCGATCGTGCTGATGGGACTTACACCATACATCAATGCTTCGATTATCGTGCAGCTCATGACCGTCGTCATTCCACAACTTGAAGAGTTATCGAAGGAGGGCGAACAGGGACGCAACAAAATTAATTCCTACACGCGCTGGCTCGCTTTTCCGCTGGCTTTTTTACAAAGCTACGGCATGATTTTACTTTTGAATAAATCCGCGGGCGGCACGCTCATTCCGGGTATTTCCAATCCGATGGTGATTCTCCCGATCATGCTCACGATTTCCGCCGGTACGATTTTCCTCATGT
Protein-coding sequences here:
- the rplO gene encoding 50S ribosomal protein L15; the protein is MQQHTLHPKKGSTHRSKRLGIGDRFAGRGVKGQQKRVGGSSKFSAAFEGGQTSIIRRMPKLGGFRNINRVEFQPVNTSSLEKLTIDKISRETLKEAGLIRFKNKPIKLLGFGKLTKKLTCFVDAVSASAKKAIEAAGGTIQLPVKKVVEKKVRKAEDSKK